In Mastigocladopsis repens PCC 10914, a single window of DNA contains:
- the aroF gene encoding 3-deoxy-7-phosphoheptulonate synthase, protein MIIVMKIGSPEAEVNRIGEELGTWGLTPEKIVGKHKVVIGLVGETADLDPLQIQEISPWIEQVLRVEKPFKRVSRQFRHGEASEVVVNTPNGAVVFGEHHPVVIVAGPCSVENEEMIVETARRVKAAGAQFLRGGAYKPRTSPYAFQGHGESALDLLVKAREETGLGIITEVMDSADLEKIAQAADVVQVGARNMQNFSLLKKVGAQSKPVLLKRGMAATIEDWLMAAEYILAAGNPNVILCERGIRTFDHQYTRNTLDLSAVPVLRNLTHLPIMVDPSHGTGWSTHVPSMSLAAIASGCDSLMIEVHPNPAKALSDGPQSLTPERFDRLMQELAVVGKAVGRWQNPAVAIA, encoded by the coding sequence ATGATTATAGTCATGAAAATCGGTTCCCCTGAAGCGGAAGTCAACCGCATTGGTGAGGAACTAGGAACTTGGGGGCTGACACCAGAAAAAATTGTCGGTAAGCACAAAGTAGTCATTGGGCTTGTTGGTGAAACCGCCGACCTAGACCCGCTACAAATTCAGGAAATTAGCCCTTGGATTGAGCAGGTATTGCGGGTAGAAAAGCCTTTCAAACGGGTTAGTCGCCAGTTTCGTCATGGGGAAGCTTCTGAGGTGGTGGTCAACACTCCCAACGGAGCAGTTGTTTTTGGTGAACATCACCCTGTGGTAATCGTTGCTGGTCCCTGCTCAGTAGAAAATGAAGAAATGATAGTGGAGACAGCGCGGCGAGTTAAGGCAGCTGGGGCACAGTTTTTACGAGGTGGCGCATACAAACCCCGGACTTCGCCTTACGCCTTCCAAGGACACGGCGAGAGTGCTTTGGATTTGTTAGTAAAGGCGCGGGAAGAAACCGGACTGGGCATTATCACAGAAGTCATGGATAGTGCAGACCTGGAGAAAATCGCCCAAGCAGCGGATGTGGTCCAGGTAGGGGCAAGAAATATGCAGAATTTCTCTCTATTGAAGAAAGTGGGAGCGCAATCAAAACCAGTTCTTTTAAAGAGAGGAATGGCTGCAACCATTGAAGATTGGTTAATGGCTGCTGAGTATATTCTGGCAGCAGGAAATCCAAATGTAATTTTGTGTGAGCGGGGAATTCGCACCTTTGACCACCAGTACACCCGGAATACCCTGGATTTATCAGCAGTGCCAGTGTTGCGAAACCTGACTCACCTCCCAATTATGGTTGATCCCAGCCACGGCACAGGCTGGTCTACACATGTACCTTCCATGTCTCTAGCAGCCATCGCATCTGGATGTGACTCTTTGATGATTGAGGTTCACCCCAACCCAGCAAAAGCTTTATCTGATGGTCCCCAATCTCTGACTCCAGAACGTTTCGACCGCTTGATGCAAGAACTTGCAGTGGTTGGTAAGGCAGTTGGGCGTTGGCAGAACCCAGCTGTTGCCATAGCAT
- a CDS encoding response regulator encodes MRILLIEDDELIANPLTQLLTDQHYAVDVACDGEAGWELAEAFTYDLIVLDVMLPKLDGISLCRRVRSHGIQVPIILLTAQDSSTNKVVGLDAGADDYVTKPFDFQELLARIRALLRRGSSALPPLLKWENLRLDPSICEVTYDNQQLHLTPKEYGLLELFLRNPHRIFSCSAIIDHLWSFEEPPGEDTVRTHLKGLRMKLRKAGVTNDPIETVYGIGYRLKAAGEREVGEVGEVKGAGGENTSSSPSSPSSLTPEEIKQHTQRITASVWERTKDKLSDRVTVIEQATTALLQDALEDELLFKAHAEAHKLAGSLGLFGFGYGSHLAQQIEELLEAEEPLVQQQKLHLSELVVALRRELQLAMTNPTPEPSSADERPFLLVVSQDNSLAEELVRSAANGGMCSQIASNPVLAREQLVNNRPDAVVLDLCRHTTEEGLKLLAELNCSTPPVPVLVLTNQDSLLDRVQIARLGGQGCLQKPVASDLVLETVANLLQRARKATAKVMVVDDDPLILSAVSSLLQPWGLKVSTLENPLNFWDSLEATAPDLLVLDVEMPQMNGIDLCQVVRNDPRHCGLPVLFLTAHTDADTMRRVFAAGADDYVSKPIVGPELVTRILNRLDRTRMLRSLSEIDALTGVTNRRQSTQELNQLMSLAHRHNQSLCFAVLKIDHLQQINQQYGHAVGDEVLSRFGRLLRRNFQSEILCRWGGAEFIVAMYGMTQKEGKQWVEEILERISKEKFLAPDGKQFQVVLSSGFSQYNYDGIDLPSMYQAALARCNRVLSQRNRSSGNSRYHSQLRTK; translated from the coding sequence ATGAGAATTTTACTCATTGAAGACGATGAGCTAATAGCCAATCCCCTAACCCAATTGCTTACAGACCAGCACTATGCTGTCGATGTTGCGTGTGATGGTGAAGCTGGTTGGGAGCTAGCAGAAGCCTTCACTTATGACCTAATTGTACTAGACGTGATGCTACCCAAGCTAGATGGCATCAGCCTTTGTCGGCGAGTGCGATCGCACGGTATACAAGTACCGATTATCCTGTTGACAGCTCAGGATAGCAGTACCAACAAAGTTGTTGGTTTAGATGCTGGAGCCGACGACTATGTGACTAAACCTTTTGATTTCCAAGAGTTACTGGCTCGTATCCGCGCTTTACTGCGACGAGGAAGTTCTGCCTTACCTCCACTTCTAAAGTGGGAAAACTTGCGGCTAGACCCCAGTATTTGTGAGGTTACTTACGATAATCAACAGTTACACTTGACTCCAAAAGAGTATGGTTTGCTAGAGCTTTTCCTTCGCAACCCCCACCGCATATTTAGCTGTAGCGCAATCATAGACCATCTGTGGTCTTTTGAAGAACCTCCAGGAGAAGATACGGTTAGGACACACCTGAAAGGGTTACGGATGAAACTCAGAAAAGCGGGAGTTACCAACGATCCAATTGAAACGGTGTATGGTATTGGCTACCGCCTGAAAGCAGCAGGAGAGAGGGAAGTAGGGGAAGTAGGGGAAGTAAAGGGAGCAGGGGGAGAAAATACTTCCTCATCGCCCTCATCGCCCTCATCCCTCACACCCGAAGAGATCAAACAGCATACTCAGAGAATAACTGCTAGCGTTTGGGAGCGTACCAAAGACAAGTTAAGCGACCGAGTTACGGTCATTGAACAGGCTACGACAGCATTGCTTCAAGATGCACTTGAGGATGAACTGCTTTTCAAAGCACACGCAGAAGCTCACAAGTTGGCGGGTTCCTTAGGTTTATTTGGCTTTGGCTATGGTTCGCACCTAGCTCAACAAATAGAAGAGTTGCTCGAAGCTGAGGAACCGTTGGTTCAACAGCAAAAACTGCACTTGTCAGAACTGGTTGTGGCGCTGCGCCGGGAGTTGCAACTTGCAATGACAAACCCTACCCCCGAACCATCATCAGCTGATGAACGTCCCTTTTTGTTGGTAGTCAGCCAGGATAACTCATTGGCTGAGGAGTTGGTTAGGTCAGCCGCAAATGGGGGAATGTGTTCGCAGATAGCTTCAAACCCAGTGCTCGCTAGGGAGCAGCTTGTTAACAATCGCCCCGATGCGGTAGTTCTTGACCTTTGTCGTCACACAACTGAGGAAGGTTTGAAGTTATTAGCAGAACTCAACTGTTCTACACCTCCAGTACCAGTATTGGTGCTTACAAATCAAGATAGTTTACTCGACAGAGTACAAATAGCCCGTCTGGGTGGACAGGGTTGTTTACAAAAACCCGTGGCTTCAGATCTGGTGCTAGAAACAGTCGCAAATCTGCTACAGCGAGCGCGCAAGGCTACAGCTAAAGTGATGGTTGTGGACGACGACCCGCTGATACTATCAGCTGTGTCTTCTTTATTACAACCTTGGGGTCTGAAAGTTTCTACTTTGGAAAATCCTTTGAATTTCTGGGATAGCTTGGAAGCCACAGCACCAGATTTGCTGGTTTTAGATGTGGAAATGCCCCAAATGAACGGGATTGACCTGTGCCAAGTCGTGCGTAATGATCCCCGCCATTGTGGTTTGCCAGTGCTGTTTTTGACCGCACACACTGATGCAGACACGATGCGCCGCGTGTTTGCTGCTGGTGCGGATGATTATGTCAGCAAGCCTATTGTCGGTCCAGAACTGGTGACTCGCATCCTCAACCGTTTAGATAGAACCCGTATGCTACGGAGTCTGTCTGAAATCGATGCTTTGACTGGAGTTACTAATCGTCGCCAATCAACTCAAGAACTTAACCAGCTAATGAGCTTAGCTCATCGCCACAATCAGTCTTTGTGCTTTGCTGTCCTCAAAATCGACCATCTTCAGCAAATTAACCAACAGTACGGTCATGCTGTGGGAGATGAAGTATTGTCCAGATTTGGAAGACTGTTACGCCGAAACTTTCAAAGTGAAATTCTTTGCCGCTGGGGTGGTGCTGAGTTTATTGTGGCAATGTACGGAATGACACAAAAAGAAGGGAAGCAGTGGGTAGAGGAAATATTAGAAAGGATAAGTAAAGAGAAGTTTTTAGCCCCTGATGGGAAACAATTTCAAGTAGTACTCAGTAGTGGATTTTCTCAGTATAATTACGATGGTATTGACTTGCCATCAATGTATCAAGCAGCATTGGCAAGATGCAATCGTGTGTTATCACAGAGAAATCGGAGCAGTGGAAATTCCCGTTACCACTCGCAACTTCGTACAAAATAA
- the rpsO gene encoding 30S ribosomal protein S15, producing the protein MTLTQQRKQEIISQYQVHETDTGSSDVQVAMLTERINRLSQHLQVNKKDHSSRRGLLKLIGQRKRLLSYIQKENRERYQGLIGRLGIRG; encoded by the coding sequence ATGACTTTAACGCAACAGCGCAAACAAGAGATAATCTCACAGTACCAAGTTCACGAAACCGATACTGGCTCCTCTGATGTCCAAGTGGCTATGCTAACGGAGCGTATTAACCGTCTTAGCCAACATCTGCAAGTTAACAAGAAAGACCATTCTTCACGACGGGGATTGTTGAAGCTGATTGGTCAACGCAAGCGTCTTTTGTCTTATATTCAGAAGGAAAACCGGGAACGTTATCAAGGTTTGATTGGTCGTCTCGGTATTCGTGGATAG
- a CDS encoding PAM68 family protein has product MSAESERSRLPFEPNKKRQKSAKAKSKQLDTKQESGKKDEKPRLTKQEMAIPQVVSQRMIRRVAGFCGIPTALGISSLIVSYLLLTYTGIKLPPIAVLLMNMGLFGLGVLGITYGVLSASWDEDRSGSLLGWNEFTTNWGRMVAVWRETRQKNVS; this is encoded by the coding sequence ATGTCTGCTGAATCTGAACGCAGTCGCTTGCCTTTTGAACCAAACAAAAAGCGCCAAAAATCAGCGAAAGCAAAAAGCAAACAACTAGATACCAAGCAGGAATCTGGGAAAAAGGATGAAAAGCCTCGTTTGACCAAACAAGAAATGGCAATCCCCCAGGTCGTTAGTCAGCGAATGATTCGCCGAGTTGCTGGTTTCTGTGGTATACCAACAGCTTTGGGTATCAGTAGCTTAATTGTCAGCTACCTGCTGTTAACCTACACTGGTATCAAATTACCTCCCATCGCCGTGTTACTGATGAACATGGGACTTTTTGGTTTGGGGGTGTTGGGGATAACTTATGGTGTTCTCTCTGCTTCCTGGGATGAAGACAGAAGCGGAAGTCTACTGGGCTGGAATGAGTTCACAACTAATTGGGGACGAATGGTGGCAGTTTGGCGAGAAACTCGGCAAAAAAACGTTTCGTGA